ATTCCTTTTTGAGATCTCTACTCTGGTAGTAGGATAGCGGTGATTCTGATGAGCCTTCTCTCCTAGTTGTTCTCCTTTATCCTCAGTCTGACTgtggtcccattctctctctcccttacctgAAGTGTACACTCGTTCCCTCACCTTTTGGTGTaagtgttgactagactagagggagtTCCCACACCTGTCCATTCTATGAAGGGGTGTGAACGAGTGCACACTTTGAGGAGACGGGTCGAGAATTGGACTGCGGTCACACTTCAACACAGTCACTTCTGGTAGGGTGAAAAAGAAATCCCTAAAAATGTACACACAGCAGTTATCAtttcagtacacacacagtaccattCTGTAGCATAAGGCCTTGTCGCTCACTCCTATACTCTTACTTACAgccgaatgtaaaaaaaaaaatatatatatatatattttgtcacGGATTTTGTTTGGAGGCACTCCAAGATTAAATCTACACTCCATATCTTGGTTTGATGATTGATTTAAATATGTCAATTTCAGACTGGTTTTGTGTGTGCAGCATTGTTTCATGCTAATGAACATTGACCAAAGGGGCATTATAGGAGTCTTCTCGAAGCTCATTCAGCATGTATACACTGGTGTATATCTTTTTGACTTGGTTCAGTGGTAAATAATATTAATCTAATTATTAACAGGAGAACAATATTGGAAAGCGATCTACAAAGTGTCAGGATTGTGAGTGGCTTTTGTTCTGGAAATATGTGGTGTCCTATGGAATTGGAGAAACGGTTGTTTGGTAAAGGTCAGACAATCGCTTGTTATTGATTTAATGACTTGAAGAAAATCTGCATTAACTTGTTGTGCTGCTGTCTCGGTCCTGTCTGTCCAGACGCATGTGGAATTGAAgctcctttttttattttttatgatcgGGAAATGCAGAGATTCACCGTTTAGACTATggctgtttacacaggcagcccaattctgatattttgctaaattattggcaaaagagctgattggtcaaaagaccaattagtggaaatagattagaattggtctgcctgtgttAACGCAGCCTAATAGGCCTATGTCATGTAGAGCAGCATGCAACcaattagcctggtcccagatcagtttgtgctcctGCCAACTCGCAtgctgtcattgtcaagccaaacatttGTCACTTGACAGGGAGTTGGCATGACggcacagactggcactcaggctactaAACAATGGCCAATCCTTTACAAATGTGTCCTGTTCATATTTTTCCTTATTAGAGAACCCACAACCCTACGACCATTAATGGGCATTTATGCTAGACTAAAGTAGCCTGTCTTGTGCCTTTTCTTGTCACGAAGTCAGCAATGGTCACCAACCTCAGAATTatgaattaaatgtatttaattataCAGTAAATTATTAGGATCTACAGTGTTAATGTGAAATGAGACGAAGGGCTATTAGAGTTTAAAATCCACACAGTGAATATCTGTTTAGTATGTCATCCAAGCTTCAATTAAAATCCTTACACTCAATGCATCTCTGTAACGTTACTCATCGCGATAACATACAATACTACTAACAAACgtttaagaaaaaaaaatatgtcaAATGTCCTCCATGGATTTTAACATTCATGTTAATTGTTTATTTTCTATATTTTCTGGTGATCCATAATGCACTGTGACAAGTGTGAGCCATACTTTTTTGTGTGTGATGGATGCAATGTATATATGCAATGAATGAATACTGTACATGGACTGTCAGAAATGTCAAGCTAAATGTACACTGTATGATATTGATACATCAATATACTGAGGATGTTTCAAAGGTTTAATTCCAAAAAAAGATTTCTGTCAAACTTCTGTCAGTATTGAACTACATAATGTCTTCTGCACAATacatgctattattattattctgtgTTTTATGCAAGCTGTGTTGAATATTGAGATATTTGAATATTAGTTGGATTTGTTTTAACTGACAATACTTTTTAATGGTTTGGAACGTTGGTTCAATGTTTATAAATGGCTTTTGCTTTATATTGAATGGATGTGTGAACTGAAAATTAAACTGGTACATTTTCTGCACCTGGCTTTGTCATGAATATTTTATTGACATTTTCCGTACCAAACATCAAATCATATAGTCATGTCCATACATTGTGTATTCTTGTCATAATTCAACTTGGTGGAAGTAAACGTCAACACGATTTGATGTAAATCCATCTTCCCAGTACTGTTTGGTTGAACGGCTTCTCTTCTGATTGTCACTTCTCCTTCTTCCTCTATTGTATACCAGTGCttctcaactggttttgcctCCGGACCCAAATTGGTACCCGTTGTGTCGGTCGCAACCCAATATTAGCACTAAAAAAAAGCCATGTGGAAAAATATTTGTAATGCTATATTGATAGTAAATGTAGCAATGTATATGACATGGGAACAACATTCCCACATTTTCCATTGTCAATACTAATTTTACCCATGATTGAACGTGTTATGCTAACTGGTTTGAGACCACAAAATCAACCAAATCTGCTATCGCACTGGTAATAGCTCTATATTGAAAATACTAATTGAAGAGCTTGTTTTCAgagaatacattttattttctaatGAACATTTCTACACCCTTTACCTGGTTTAGTAGTTTAAGTGCAGACTGGAGTATTTTTCATCACCCCAAAACAATAACAATTTTATTTAATCAGACACCAGCGACCTATTTCAAACCTCTCGTGATCCAAATTTGAGTCAAgatcaatgttccctctaaactgggCGCGCATTTCCTCCAGGACTGCTGCGCAGAAATGCCATGCCGCACAGAGATgcaagagattgaacttcactgagtTCGCCCAATTAGTTTGCAATATATAGATCAACGTTTTttctgtgatcgaatcaacatatcagccccttttcaatgcaacaaaacAAATTTTACAAGATTGAGTCTGATTTTGTTGTAGAGAATGTGCTTTTCAGATCTGAGCCGCCCGTGTGCACATTTCttgatattctttgctagttagcgagttattagcccagttatacaTAAGTACAGGTCAGCAATGGGGCGttactgcttcctacaagagcacaaacgtgtaggctacatttcaacatgtctttgaaaagccagtcagTTAAAAAGCTTGTCTTAATTAAAGGGGCAGAGTTGTATTTTTGAGACGGGCTTGAATATGCAAgtaagccaataggcagaggagtagcctacattgtctaattctctgtggtaataattaattgtattttgtaaAGGGGTTTCTTGCATCATACAACCCAAGGCAATTTACAGTCACCTATTTGGCCCATGGTCTAAAACTGTATGGGTACAGCCTTAGTGCTCAGTGCCCCCCAAAAATAGAGGGAACATTGATCAGGCACTCCAGCTGAGAATCGCTGCTGTATTCTGTCTGTGCCACAGTACTAACGTGCTCCACAGGGTGGcgatatatacatttacatttttttttttttgtcatttagcagacgctcttatccagagcgacttacagtagtgaatgcatacatttcatgcattttttttgtactggccccccgtgggaatcgaacccacaaccctggcgttgcacacaccatgctctaccaactgagccacagtctgATCCACCACTGGAAGCTTGTATCCTCCAAGGTTGTCCCCCAAACAGTGGTGTTGCTGAAACCCCAAACCATGTAATTCAATTATACATCATACATGATACAGAACATTCACGCTATGAAAGAAGGCATTAACTGAGTAAGAATGTAATGTCATGTGTATCCTTGGACACAGAGACTTCCAGAAGTTTCCTTTATGATGGAGAGCTCATTCTGTTATAGTTCAACCAAGAATGTACATTTGAAAGGATTCGTAATCTATTGTCTTACTAGGCGTGGTCCTGTGTGTCCTCTGCGACGGACAGATTTAAGGAAAGTAGGAAAGAAgaaaaggaaggaagggagagaggaaggaaggaaagatgtTTCTAACTTGGAGTACTCCTGTTTGTCCTCATTGATGCCCTCAGTCCTTCCTGACTGAGCCTGGGCACTGCTGACCTCACAGGACCAGGTCGTATCCCAGCGTTCCACTGGCTCGACCGCGACAGGCTCTTGGCTGTTGCCTTGGTGACAGGGTACTCTAGGCTCTGTGTGGCCCATTGGGGGCGGAACCGGTTCTGCTTCTGCTGTCCTGCTCCAGAACCCGAACCTGGAGTCAGGTCCAAGGACAGGAACATCTAAGAGGGAGAAGAACAGACGCAAACAATGTATATTTTGATGCATGCCTACATGTTATACTATCCGTATTGTCCCAATCTGTGTCTAAATTGCCAGATGACACGATAAGTAAAGTCCTCTTATTATATTCTTTAACAATATATTTAGGTGTGTTTTATCTTTCAGTTCGGTATTTCTGCTGATAAAACCTCTGGTATTTCTGTAAATGGAAACACTTAGAATGTTCAATGAcagttttctctctcctcccctgaagCAGCAACAGCGTTTTTGTCCtcactctccacacacacacacacacacacacacacacacaaagtccccTGGGTAGTGCATTTACATGAATTTCCATGTGAAGCCTGTTCAATATGCATTATgtatcttggtgtgtgtgtgtctctcctggGAATTCTAAGCATTCCCTTGGCTGTTATCCAAGATAGGGTCTTCAGACTGGTCATATTCTGATGAGAGGTGTGCTTACCAATGACTTTGCCTTGCGCAGTTTATAATTGGCTGTAGACAACTCTTTCTTATTTTCATTGTCTGTGTTGAAGACCCCTCTGCACTTCACTTTTCTGGAAAACAGACCATTGCCACTGGAAGACCAGGTCAAGTTACATGGGAATTCATAGGCTGATTTAACCGATGTCTGATTGTTCAATTCAATATTATACTTTATTTATAGCCTCAGGGGCAATTAAGAATTGATTGTGCTTTCATTTGGGAATGAATGCATTGGTTTGGTAAATGCTTTGTATTTCAAGACTGATGTACttttcactacacacacacatacacatacacactaactACATACTAGAAGAAGTGGTCTTACGCTTGGTGGGCGTGCTCTATGGGGTCCAGATTTTCCAGATAATTGAATCGCACGGTGTCAGTGGGGTGTCTGTCTGCACCCCTCCACGGGGGTAGCTGGGACCCTCCTGACCCCCTCGTGGTGCCGCCACAACTCCTCTCTCGCTGGACGGGGCGTGCGGATCGCACCTCTCTGAGGAAGCTCTCTGATTGGTCAAACGTCACACTGTTTATGGACGTCACCTCAGGGACAATGAACTCCTGCTGCGATGGAGTctgaacacacacagaaatgtgtCTGTTCCGTGCAGGTAGTTTTATACACTGTCCAGGCCTCCAGTCACTCACCTTAGGTTTGCCGATGTGGAGCTCCAGTACTGTCTCTATGTAGTGTCTCTTCCAGACCCCATGTTCAAACGGTGTGGGGGCAAAGTTGATGCACCAGCCCAGTTTAAGACACTTGGGCATCCATTGCTGGTCCAACTCAACTATACCCTTCCAGTGCCAACTCACCTGCCAACACAGGTACACAGGTACCGCTACAATGGGCCAGAACATGTCATACATTTAAGTGTTGTAATGTGGTGTCTAATAGCACATGTATGATGCTGAAATGACTGGGTGGACATAGCTAGGAACCTATTATTATAGAATGAGAGCGAGAGTTAGTGTCTCAATTTGTTTTTTTAATAAAATAGCTACACAATCTTCAGTCACAGGTTGTTTACTGTTTGATTTCTGCTACA
The window above is part of the Salmo salar chromosome ssa15, Ssal_v3.1, whole genome shotgun sequence genome. Proteins encoded here:
- the fbxo16 gene encoding F-box only protein 16 isoform X1; this encodes MSFAPRTSLTSAKMQTKMSAWTPLNHQLSNNNVFEERRNLLGKWFDKWSDGQRKAVLQDFFSRCSVGQLRFLRQNLTKRVPEENLDFTSVLPRVLSLYVFSFLDPRSLCRCAQVSWHWKGIVELDQQWMPKCLKLGWCINFAPTPFEHGVWKRHYIETVLELHIGKPKVSDWRPGQCIKLPARNRHISVCVQTPSQQEFIVPEVTSINSVTFDQSESFLREVRSARPVQRERSCGGTTRGSGGSQLPPWRGADRHPTDTVRFNYLENLDPIEHAHQAGNGLFSRKVKCRGVFNTDNENKKELSTANYKLRKAKSLMFLSLDLTPGSGSGAGQQKQNRFRPQWATQSLEYPVTKATAKSLSRSSQWNAGIRPGPVSNTTVWGTTLEDTSFQWWIRLWLSW
- the fbxo16 gene encoding F-box only protein 16 isoform X2, with product MSFAPRTSLTSAKMQTKMSAWTPLNHQLSNNNVFEERRNLLGKWFDKWSDGQRKAVLQDFFSRCSVGQLRFLRQNLTKRVPEENLDFTSVLPRVLSLYVFSFLDPRSLCRCAQVSWHWKGIVELDQQWMPKCLKLGWCINFAPTPFEHGVWKRHYIETVLELHIGKPKVSDWRPGQCIKLPARNRHISVCVQTPSQQEFIVPEVTSINSVTFDQSESFLREVRSARPVQRERSCGGTTRGSGGSQLPPWRGADRHPTDTVRFNYLENLDPIEHAHQAGNGLFSRKVKCRGVFNTDNENKKELSTANYKLRKAKSLMFLSLDLTPGSGSGAGQQKQNRFRPQWATQSLEYPVTKATAKSLSRSSQWNAGIRPGPVRSAVPRLSQEGLRASMRTNRSTPS